CCATTTAAGCTAAACAAGGATCTAGGTGGACTTAGCATAATAGAAGTAGGAGGAAATAGAAAAGATAGCTACATACAGAATGTGCAGAGTGTCTCagtttactactggaatggtTCTCCAGATACGCCGATCCTTCTTGGTATTACTAAGGGTAGTAGTAAACCTACATTCTATGGCAGAGCAATAGGTTTTAAAACCTGGATGAATGGTCGAGTACAAAATCTGGATGAAACACAAGCCTTAGATAATCAAAACTGTCACAATAATGATGCAGTTCCATTTAATATACAAGACTCTACATCTGGTGATCTTCTCAAAGAATCTAAATCCAGCTGTCTCAACAAATACAGAAAGATAAAACTTGCACAATCATCCAATCCTCCTGGAAGTGAGTATGTTACTACAGCATACAACATTCCCAGTAACACAAAGATATCTAGAGTTACATACAACGGTAAGCCCACTGATATCCCTCATATTAGTGACCCGGTCGATGTAATAACGCTATACTCTTATCCAGGTAGTGATAGTGTGCCACTTATGATTGAATTTCTAAAACAAGGTGGAGCATCTAGATGGTTTGAAAGCAAAGATTCAGGTGGTACTAGTTGGACAGAAGTTGGTAGTGGTGGTAATTTTTATGGTACAGACAGCACTATTCCAAAGTCCGCCCTTTCTGAAAAGCTTGACGAAGTGTTGTGCAAACAATACGGTAATGTTACCTTGGACCTATCCTCTACTAGATCCAATAGACTGGAAAAGTACTGTTGTAATGAGCACCAAAAAAATGGTGGCAGGATTGCTGTCACTAAAGGAGAGATAAAAGTAAACGGTGTTAGTAAGACCGCTTCATACTACAAACATTCTCTTGCCCCTGGAACATCAGTTGCCGGTGTCTATTACAAGGATATTAGAGGTaacaggaagaagataacACTTTCAGGATCACCATTTCCAATATCAGGCATACAAAGTGTGTATACGTTTTACTGTGGAGAGGAGAAACCATCACTAATTTACGTCGACAGTGACAGCGTTATGACTAAGGGTTGGTACAAGGGTACTGATGAGAACTGGATATGGACACACACAGGTTTAGAACCTAAAGATTTCGAGAATAAGGAACTTGACTGTATGAAATGGATGAAGTTCAAAATAAAGCTGGGAGATTGTGGTTGTACTGGGTTGTCAGACTGTTCAATAGCTTCTGGTAAATCATTAGAAAAACTAAAGGAAGAGCTCcaacaagaagaaaagaggGAACGGGAGAAACGAGAGAAGTTAATAGCTGCAGAAATTCGAAAAGTAAAACAATCTGCTGCACAAGGATTCTCTTCAAGTACTCTAAACTTTACTGATTCTAGTGATAATTCTGGAAGTAATGGTGAAGACAATAGTGGAGGATTTGGATCTGTTAGTATCACTTCTAGTCAACTCTCACCTAAAGGATCATCTGGCTCATCTACTCCTGTTGTTAGTAATAGTGGAGCTGGAGGAGTCACAGTACGGCTTGATAGTAGACGTTCTTACCCTATTAACCATAGAGAAGGAAAAATGATAGATGTTTCCCTTTACAATAATACTCTCATAGCTGGGTATTCTGCCTTTCAGCATAAACGCAAAGGAAAGGATTTTACTATAAACAAGTTTACCGTTGGAAATGAGGGACAGACATTCCCAAAAGAAGCTATACCTGTAAAAGATGTTAAGAGTGTAATAGTATACTTTCTATCTTGTTCGAAATCTGACGATCCTGCTACGAATATTCCACTTCTTGTATACATCGGTAGCAATGACGGGAAGCGCCACCACTGGTATATAATGAAAGAGAAAAACGGTAGGAAATTGTATGACATTTCTTATGTGTTATGGAATCGACCTCCACACAAAGCCAAGAACCTCCAGATTACTCTACAAAACATAGCGGAATACCTGGGGATTTCCTGCAAGAAAGAGTCAGTGCCCATACCTCCAAACAATGATAATGAAATTAAAGATCAAGGAACTAATGGAATACCAAACAACAATATCGTACAATCAGGCGAGATGAGCAACGCCATCTCTCTGGGACTTCCACCTAAAAAACTTCCAATACTTCAACTAAAAGCACAACAAGGAGGTGATAACTTTTACATAGTGGAGGATCAAAAAACTGTTGAAAATACTGTTAAATCTGAATATGTTCCACTTCCATCTGCTAAACCTGACATTCGACAAAATTCTGTCTCATCTGACCTAGCTACTAATATTGCTCAAGGTGAAGCTACTCAACCTATATGTGATGAAAGACAAGTCTCTTCCGCTACTTTAGGTACAGCTAGTACATCTGATGGAGAtggtaaagctgaagaatctgattCTCAAACTCCTCTTGATACTACTCCTGCCGAACCTGGTAAAACTGAACGTTTTGCTAGTGTTCTTACTGGTGGTATTCTCGCTGGTGCCGGATACTTCTTTGCTGGAACTGCAGGAACAGGTGCAacattctttggaggatggaaactgtataatcgctataaaggagatccttgggttagacagatttaatgggtgTCTATGGAGGTTCTCCTGGAAGCACTCCGgtagggagactagggaatcTGcactgagtagttggtctaatggagtactatTATGGATAGATGGGAATAGTAAGGAGTACCATTttgagtatgcatagaTTCACTTGTGGACTTTTGTTCCCTAGAAGTGCTAGTCATTCCTCCATACtgcccattctgctcacaccagttgagacatgaatgggttactactatggaagaatgatggCTGAACATGATAGTATGGAGTTAGAGATACTATGAGAAACTGCTGTAATATACTAATGAGtgaaaatgtagtatgacTAGTAATGAGGTTACTATTGACATTGGTAAGTATCCCAGAAGCAAAGGGGTTGAAACAGATAATAAAATAGGATACTATTACCAAAGTGGTGGGAAAGTTCTTCTGGAGGAAACATATTATCCTGAACCAGATGGAACTTATATGAAACTCACGCATACTCCAGAACATGCCAACATCCAAAGTATTACACACAACGACATTATTCAAACTGTATCCTCTGACCTTTCAGAATTTAAGAGTGTGGCTGTTTTTTACTGGTCAGGGGATAgcatttttggaaatccTCTCctaattcaacttggaAATGACGACAATGAATACTATAATTCCACTCCTGAGAGGCTTACTTATTGGGATAAACTTACTCTGACAGCCATAAATCTTAAGTCTGAATTAGATAAGCAGAACTGTGAGAGGAATAAAGTTCATATCGTAAAAATCTCAGAGAAGGGTAATACTAATAACACTTACCAATGTCCCAGCTGTTCCAAGGAGGATATTCAAACTCACTATAATAACAGCCATCCAGGTTCCTCCTACTATATACATTCTATTCCTGGTTCTTCAGCTCAAATATCTGGGTTCAGGGATAATGAAGCTAATCAAGTTGGACTTCCATCCATTAAAAATCTAAAGTTTGTATTCGTTTACTGGAATAAGCCTGCTGCTAAACCCGTCCTAATTCACTATCCACAAAGTCCACCGAGATGCTTCAGAAGAAATAGTGATAATGATGACACTTGGGTTGAAGTTTCTAGATACCAAGAACAACTTTTAAATGATAAGGAGTATTACCCTTCCATTACTATAGATCTTATGTCTGCTAATGTACCATACACTGATAATAGTGTAATCGTAACTGTGAGAAATACTATAGTTGAGGGTGGCTATTCTAAATTTGAACATTCTCTGAGAGGTGGTCTAGTTATGATTGCACAAGCTAAGCATAGTAGTAATGTTCTAAATGACATATTATCTAATGACAAGTTAGACAGTATTACAGCCTACtactctggagatgatCCTGGGAGGAAAGAAAAACTTCTCCTGGTCGAACTGAGGTCAAGTGGTGGAACTAAATACGAGTATTTTCACAGAGAAACTAAGAGTGCACCTACATGGTCTAAATATTCCGGATCTGGAGGGGAAACTAAACTTTCTAATCTAAAGGAAACTCTGGATAAGCTTAAAAAGGTACAATTTCCTTCTGGAAAGTCAACACTGCGAAAGGCTCTTGAAGGATGCGGAGAGACAGGTGCAGCTGGAGGTGTTGTAGCTGAAGCTTATAACTTCTTCTTTAACCCGAACAAAAGTGCTACAAGACAGATAATTAGATTATTCACCAGGATACTTTAATATACCACAGAAACTCTCCCttacccttggtaggtagtAGAGACACTCCCTCTCtagactcttctcttgttggtatactggaatgctaggatTTATGCTCACTTGTAATATCGAATATAGACAGGAAGGGAACAATGAGAACAACATTCCCTTTACATACTTGGTTTTAAAACCAAATACTACCCATTCCAGTACCTATAAAGCATGCACTTTATTTATGCACTAGTAACATTTATATACAGGGATGAAGCTGATAATAAAGACCCAAAATTTGTCCTTTACAAGGGATTGCGGAAGAAGTATTATGGTTCTGAGGATTTGCTAGACGAGCAAAAATTTAGTCAGATGGTGAAGGAGATGCCAACATTTTTTGAGGAGGTATCACAGGACGCTGCTAGTTTGAGACAGAGTGACGATCTTCCAGAATTTGTTACGCTATCAAATTTTAATGAAAGGGTATGCGTTTTACCATAATACTCACTCGTTTAGGTTATTAAAGACGCTAGCAAGCGGTCGCCGATAATTGTCCAGCTATATGAAGACAACTGTTTCTTGTGCTTTTTGGTCCGGCCGTTTATCAACTCTGTGCATAACCACCTCAAGGAGGTCAACAGTCCGGTCAGAATTAAGCGCTTGAACATTCAGATGAATGACTTTCCCAAGGGATGCCCAATCACTAGGGCAACCCCGACATTTGTCTTTTATACCGGAGGCAACAACGGTGCTAAGTGGGAAGAGTTTAAACCACAAGATTTTGTTAGGAAACTTTcagaggtttgttttcctGTACATGTTTAAATGTGATGTTTATACACCGTTAACATGGCtatataaaatatataGGTGGCAAAATTGCCAAAGGATAGTGTAgaatatttggaaaaactcGCAGAGGATATTTCCCAGAGATTTGTAATGTTTGGAAAGTTGGCACACTGGATGTCTGAGTCACAAATGATCCAAGAACTTGTCTTTAGCTCTCAAATTCCCGGCGAGGAGCCGCTAACTTCCAGCGAGGACATGTACTCTAGAGCTCTCCGAATGCTCATGGATATGGATGCGGACAGGACGGACAGTCTCGAGGAGAATTTGGAGTACCTCAAGGGTGAAATCAACTCTGCAGAACAAGACTGCATTGCCATGTCAGAAATCTTAGGAAAGGAACTTGTAAAACAAAATGTCTAATTGTTACTTGTATAGTTAAAAATTCAGAGTTGTTTTGCATTCAATAAAATTTTCGCCATTGTGTTTGCATTCTTCTTTCGGGCAATTGCTTGACTCTTGAGCACTGAGCGCTGGATTTCGCAACAAATTACCTCAATTGGTTGCTTCAACGACAGCATGTCTTTAAAACGTCGAAATTCATCGTGAATCGATTGCCAAATCACAACTGTGAATGGGTTCACATTCTTGCCAGTTATTGGACACCTCATTTCCAGCACGCCACTATCATTCTCAGCAACTTGATTATCGTAGAGGTTAATTGTGATTCCAGAATCGCCTCCCTTGAATTTTTCACTTCCATAGTAGTTGAAAAAGGCAAACACAAGCTCGGAAAGGGACTCTTGGTTTTTACCCAGGTACTTGCACCTTTCCATAATCTCGGCTGTATCTGAAATGAAACAAAGCTGATTGTCAAGGTCTTCAAAAGGAGAATAGTTCCTTGTGATGTCCTTAAATAGCGGGAGTATTGGAGGGTTTCTGTTTGCTAAAAAGTAAAAGAGCTGCAGCGATAGAGTGTATGAGCTCATTGTACCTTCCGCTCTATTATTAATCTGGCGACATTTAGCCCAGTATTTGATAAATCGACCAAGTTTAGCCACACGCGCATCTAAAGATGTCATTGTCGTTACATAAAGCGAATTGTTTAGTGCAACGGTGTTGTTTATCGAAACGTCACACACGTTAACTCCATTGTTATCAAATAATTTTGCGATAGGAACCCTTGCTTGGATTATTTGTATCTTTGAAATGTAGTCTGTATTTAATAGCGATGATTTTACCAGCATTAGCTTGGAGAGCCACTGCCTCTTTGTTTTGCAGTCTGGGATTACTAGGCAAAAGTCAATGTCTGAGCCTCGGACCCATAGTCCATTTGAGCAGGACCCAAAGGTATGCATAGTTCCTCCCACGGATCTTTCCAGCAGGGGCTTTAGGTTGGCAATCAGAAAGTTCATCCGTTCAAACTGCTCCCCCGGTGGcaccagtttgttttcGTCCAAAAGCTCCAAATCCAGCAAGAAATAAGACAGGTAGATTGAGTGAGAAACCCCGATACCCCTCTTAGGCAGGAGCGACCAGACCTTTTTAGAAATACTCTTGCATAAATTATGGTACATTATCTTATCGTTTTTGTTCAATTGGCCTAAGTATGGAATGTGCATGCACGAAAAACTAAACGAACCTATTGACGCCCAAATGCTTAGTAGCAGGTTATAAAAATCAATTGTAAAGATAATCTCATCGTTTTTGTCATTGTTCACGATCGTTTTGAGCAGATCAAATTTGTGAGTAGTCTTTGCGTATATTTCGTTAAAGTTCCGCAGGTGAAAGATGAGGTCATCATGGGAGGAGTCCGTAGACAATGTGTTTGTGCGATTTTTTATAGCTCTATCCATGCTTCTCAGGACCGTAGTTGGAGAAGAGCTTGGAATGGTGATAGTGGAATTGCGTCTTCTGTCAAAATTAAACCTTTTATGTATTCCCGCAAAATGGCTAATAGAGTCATCagatttatcatcatcagCATCTTCCACCTTCTCCCTAGGAACCTCGTTTTGGGGCGTTATATTCCTCAGGGGAGTGCGAAGTGTGCCCAAATGCGGCTTTATGGCCCTCGAGGGAACGTTCTGGAGGAAGACGCGCTCACCCCTTCTCAGCCCCGTCAACATCTTCTTGAACGCCACGCCAGGCTCCATGGTTAAATGACCTCCTCTATCGACATGTTTCGGCCCTAAAATCCTTCTTTGCCATCACACAGTCAGGGAGACCCACGTCGGCCATGAAACCAACCCCTAGTCCTATATACCAATACAGCGACGCTTATTCCCTCAAATTTATCCTCTGTGTAGCCAAAAGTCAAACAGAAgttgagaatgaagaacaaaaacaaaattCACGAACAAACTGGACACTATAGACCAAAATAATTAAAACACACGACAACTATAAACAAATAAACGCCACACCCGCACCTTTTGAACCAAACGGGACGAAAAAGAGAAAATGACGACTGAAGGGCCCACACGTCGTCAAGCCACACAGAAAGAACCGCGGCTCTCCAACTAATTGCCATAGAGACCAAACTCTGAGCACATTTTACACATTATAGTGGCAACTAATCACAACTTTTCTCGGTCATGATGCTCTATTTTGTACGTGGAGCGAGTTATGCTCGCGATGTCGCTCCATGGATCAAAATGTTAATGTATAGCCATATACCATGTAGCTAAACCACAAATGGAACCTAAATAATCGTAGAATCTCGccaaaaactccaaaatacGCCAATACGAATTCGGAACAGAGGCTCTGGACAAATGTGCGCCTCTTTTGCCAGCCCATAGGCTAAAATATCTCACAGAATATCTAACCACCCGCCAAAAGCTTTCATGTGTGTGAAAATGGTGGAATCCGCCGTCGATACTCTCCATGGGGCGACGACTTGGTGGTTCCTCTGGAATTTGCCCAGGAGCGCCAAGACACAAGTAAATGTAGAGAAGAATTGTGAAATGTACTTATAATGTGGTTAATTGGCGTGATTTTTGTCTCTATTCTTCCGACCTTCACCGAGGGTCTGAGTGTGCTATTCAAACGGCAATTTCTGGATGGCAAGTGCATTTCCAACAATGGCATAATTTACGGCACTGGACAGGAAATCGAGGCTCTCACAAGGGCCAGGAATTGGAGAAGCTCACCTTTGTGTTTTTCTTCGACCCAGTCGTGTTCTTCTCCGGCGTTTCTCTCGTCGCCTGGATTGACGTCTCGTTCCTCTCTGGGCGTCCAGGCCAAGGCCAAGGAGATCATCCTCTCTGACGAGTGCAGGAACAGTTTGCTCTCCGGCATCACCAAAGTGGCTGACACGGTCAGAGTTACTCTGGGTCCGAGAGGTCGCAACATTCTGCTCGAAAAGGAGTACGGCACACCCATAATCGTCAACGATGGCGTAACAATCGCAAGGAATATCGAGTTGAGCGACCGCAAGATGAACGCGGGCGCCAAACTCATCCAGGAAATCGCCACGACCTCCGACGACCGCGCCGGTGACGGTACGACTTCTACGGCAGTTCTGGCAGCTGAGATCGCAAAGAGAGGCGTAGAGTATGTGAACCAGGGCCACAACTCGATCCCGCTTCACAAGGGCATCCAGAAGGTTTCCAAACTCATCATTGAGGAAATAAAGACTTTGAGCAACCCAGTGAGCGGCTACAACGATCTCCTAAACATTGCCACCGTCGCAACTTCCGGTAATGTTGTCATGGGCCAAGTTATAGCCAAGGCGTTTGACAAACTCGGTGGAAATGCAGCGACGATTCTGGAGGATAATCCGGCGCTAGAGGACGAACTCGACTTCACTGAGGGTTACACCTTTGATCGCGGATTCGCCAATCCCTACTTTTTGCTCGGAGAGGAGAAGGAAGCCATCGAATGGGCGTCTCCCAGTATCCTCGTCTCGGACTCCAAAATTGACAATCCACAGTCAatcctttccattcttgaGCATTGCGCCAAGACCAAGACTCCGCTAGTTATCATTGCGGAAGACTTTGGTCCTGAAGCCATGCAGACATTTATCATTAACAAGATGAGAGGAATGCTCAAGGTCGTTGCCGTAAAGGCGCCCTCGTTTGGAGAGAGGAGAAAGGACTATCTACAGGATATTGCCATTGCCACCGGAAGCACTTTTGTCTCCAGCGATGTCGGAATCAGCCTCGGGGATGTCACGGTAGACATGCTCGGAAACGCCAGGAATGTCGTGATTAAGAAGGAAAGGACGTCCATCATCACACTTCCACAGTTTTTGGGAAGCATCAAGAATAGGTAAGGATGCGTAGTATACGAACGTAGTGAGTATGATGCTGACGATGGTGTAAGCCAGAGACAGCATGGGTATCCGACTGAAAGGAGGATaggtcccgaagaatgagggactagagcgaccATAAGGGAGCTCTTCTGTCCAGTAGGATTAAAGTCATTACTGGAAtgcaacggaaggaagaatgtccTCCGAAGGAGGATTAATGACCACAAGGGAGCTTtatggcgagtatacgtAAGCATAGGAGTGATGGTGACTTCATGTAGAGGGAATGGAACCTCTGGAAACCATCCACAGAATAAGGGCGTATGCTCTCTTTGGTCATCCTCTGGCTCCTATACTTACGTATATTCGCTACAGTCCTCCTTCCAGTCAGACAGTCTTTCGCTTACTCAAGATCTAGCAGTCGTACTGACGTACTCCTGCAGAGTTACTCCGTCTAACGACGGCAATCGCTACTCCATAACTCACATACTACCATTACACAAACATTCAGGGTATCGTCTCTattgaaggaaaaggaactCAGTACATCTCAATTTGACAAGCAAAAATTAGGAGAGCGTATTGCCGCTCTCTCTGGCGGTATTGCAAGAATTAGAATCGGTGCAGCCACAGAGACTGAACTGAAGGAGAAACGCCTGCGTTATGAGGATTCCATAAACGCTGTAAGGGCTGCCATGGAAACTGGATACGTGCCAGGAGGAGGTGTAACATACTTGGCCATGCAAAGACCAGAATTTGTAGAAAAGGTAATGAAGAATATTGAGGATTCAGTAAACGAGGAATTGAACTCACCAGACTCTGAAGTTGTTGATGGaagagatgaagaagtaGAAAGCGAAATTGAGCTCCAAAAGGCTGGCGCCCAGATAGTACTCGATGCAATGAGTATCATTACCAAACAAATTGCAGATAATGCCGGTAAGTTTAATCTGGAGTTCTAAGAGTATCGCTCATTACCGTGATTGTACACCAGCCATCCATACtgcccattctgctcacaccagttgagacattgatggagtactactatggaataATGAATGACTGAACAGTATAGAGGGAAGTCAGTGGAGGAACTAGTCTAGTATTCTAGTGAgtgaaaatggaggatgaccGAAGAGGGTGTAACCATACAAATTGGTTACTATCCAGGAGATTTTAACGTTAAAGTAGATAGTAAGGGAGGATACTATTACAATAGTGATGGCGGAACGGTTCTTCTAACGGATGAATGGTTTCCTGATTTAGACGGAACTTACAGGAAGTTTGTTCATActctaaaggatggtaaaataGGGAGTATTAACAAGGGAGTAAATTCTCAAGCTGAATTTACTAGCCTAGACAAATATTCCAGTGTTTCGGTCTACTACTGGTCACAGGATCATGCATGTAGTAAGCCTCTCCTAATTCAATTTGGCGATGAAGAAAAATACTATAAGACTGATAATGGTACTACTTGGACTAATCCTAGAAATGTAACAACTGAAAATCTCAGAGATTCACTTAACAAACAGAACTGTGAGAGGAATGAGGCTcacattataaatatctTGGAAAAAAACGGCACTAATAATGGTACCTATACCTGTCCAGGTTGTACTAAACAAAGTATACGCGTGTTTCCTAATAGTCCATCAGGTTACAACTACTCTATGCATTCTATTCCTGGTTATTCACAACCCATCTCAGTAGCTACTTTCAGGGATGATAAAAATTGGCAACTTGGACTTCCACCTGTTAAAGGTGTCTCCACTATCTATGTCTATTTTAATTCAAAAGTAAACGGAAAACCTATCCTAATATACTATGAACAAGGTGGGCATAACTACTTCAGGAGGAATACCAAGGATGGCAATACATGGAGTGAAGTTTCCCGGTATGATAAACCTACAGATCCTACTGATGATAGAGATAGTAAAATAAAAAATCTTATTGAAAAGAGCTCTTATTACCCTTCCATCATTATAGATTTATCCAGACCAACTAATGCACCATACCGGGATGAAGGTGCTGGTATAACCATTACCGTGAGAAGTAGTCCAATTGATGGTGGCTATTCTAAATTTGAACACTCTCTAACTGGTGGACTTTTTAAGGTTAAAGATGTTATGCACAACTCTTCTACACTTCCCGGTATATCCCCTCATGATCAACTACTTAGCATTTCTGCgtactactatggaaatGATCCTAAAGATCTGTCTAGGCTTCTCCTGGTTGAGCTGGTTGCTAGTGGGAATTCCAAGTATTCATACCACAAGAAACCTAGCAAGAGTGGATCTAATTGGAGTGTCATTCCTGAACAAGGAACTAAAATAGAAGGTTCTCTTCTAATCCAAACGCTTAAGAAGATACACTTTCCTGATTCTGGACTTTCTGGAGGAGCTAAAGCGGGAATTAGCATTGCAAGTGTAGGTGCAGGAGGAGGTGCCATAGGCCTTGCCGTATGGAAGAAGTGGTCTGCTATCgtctcatttataatcACTCGCTTATAGAATACTTCACTTATactccctatggatataatgcagtatgttctcctTACCCTTGGTAGGCAGAACTGGGACCAAGAGACTCTCCCtctctagactcctctcttgttggtgtactggaatgctaggactTATGCAGACTTGTACAATCACAGGATGAAACGATACTCTTTCCAGTAGCATTCACACCTTaccttcatcatcttcatcccaTTTATAGGTACTGATGGATCAAAGGTCGTTGAAAGAATTGTAAATTCTGGTAAACCATTCGGTTATGGTTGGAATGCCAAGACAAACTGCTATGGTGACATGATCAAGCAAGGAGTTATCGACCCTGCCAAGGTCATAATGTCCGCAGTAGAGCACTCAACCTCCGTTGCAGGTCTCGTTCTAACTACCGAAGGAATGATGGTcgaaaaggaagaaaagaaaaagtCCACAGACGATGAAGCAGTGGAGGAGCCATATGAGTAATTGAACGGACCAGAATAAACCATAAATGCAGaaatttgtaaagttttaaatgatgaattaTCCTACTCgtttaaatattttattgtacaaaatttAGCAAATCCAAACACCTTGTCACGCGGTCCTTTGTTTCCTGCGATAGTTCCTCATCAGCAAATTTATGCAAAACCTCTTTAGCGCCCTGGGTAGAATTTGAAATTGCGAAAAATAGAGCAGAAATAGCTCGGTCGCGTACCACTTCCGCAGCTTTACAAAGCGTAGAATCCATTGGCAAATTTAGGGCATTGCAGAGCAAAAATGTTTCAGCATACAGACCACTAGTGGCTAGTAAATCTACGGCACCATGGACATCTTCCAGTAGCACAAGTAAAATTGCCAAATAAATGCCACCCATTGAACGTATTTCTgattttgcaaattctaTACATTCTTCGGGATATGTCATCTCTCTCCCAAACTTTCCCTGGTAAATGAGAAATATGTTGTTAAAATAGCCAAGAAATGTATCCGATGTCATCCTAGAAGTGAGCAATTCTGGTGCCCATTTTTCAACTTCCTCCTTGCCGTTTTTACAAATTTCAATGAGCAGTTTAACGGACAAATGACGGTCACTTGATAAATCTGCAGAGCCAAGCAGGCTTGTAATATCCATATTGTCGCAGAATAGAAGGCACTCCTCTGGAGTAAAACTGCTTGAAGACaaatctccattcttgtgACAAAAAAGCTTTAGCAAAATTTCCAGGGCAAAGTCGCGATCCTTCATAGCCTCAAAAAGGtccaaaaacttttgtAAATCTGCCAAATTCCTGCAAGCATTATCACTAGAACCAAAAAGATAGTAGCTAAAATTGaaagattttaaagacTTTCCATT
Above is a genomic segment from Theileria equi strain WA chromosome 4 map unlocalized gcontig_1105316255041, whole genome shotgun sequence containing:
- a CDS encoding chaperonin 60 kDa, putative (encoded by transcript BEWA_050490A), producing MWLIGVIFVSILPTFTEGLSVLFKRQFLDGKCISNNGIIYGTGQEIEALTRARNWRSSPLCFSSTQSCSSPAFLSSPGLTSRSSLGVQAKAKEIILSDECRNSLLSGITKVADTVRVTLGPRGRNILLEKEYGTPIIVNDGVTIARNIELSDRKMNAGAKLIQEIATTSDDRAGDGTTSTAVLAAEIAKRGVEYVNQGHNSIPLHKGIQKVSKLIIEEIKTLSNPVSGYNDLLNIATVATSGNVVMGQVIAKAFDKLGGNAATILEDNPALEDELDFTEGYTFDRGFANPYFLLGEEKEAIEWASPSILVSDSKIDNPQSILSILEHCAKTKTPLVIIAEDFGPEAMQTFIINKMRGMLKVVAVKAPSFGERRKDYLQDIAIATGSTFVSSDVGISLGDVTVDMLGNARNVVIKKERTSIITLPQFLGSIKNRVSSLLKEKELSTSQFDKQKLGERIAALSGGIARIRIGAATETELKEKRLRYEDSINAVRAAMETGYVPGGGVTYLAMQRPEFVEKVMKNIEDSVNEELNSPDSEVVDGRDEEVESEIELQKAGAQIVLDAMSIITKQIADNAGTDGSKVVERIVNSGKPFGYGWNAKTNCYGDMIKQGVIDPAKVIMSAVEHSTSVAGLVLTTEGMMVEKEEKKKSTDDEAVEEPYE